From Manduca sexta isolate Smith_Timp_Sample1 unplaced genomic scaffold, JHU_Msex_v1.0 HiC_scaffold_1155, whole genome shotgun sequence, the proteins below share one genomic window:
- the LOC115454540 gene encoding GATA zinc finger domain-containing protein 4 produces the protein MRKNKENNFAHKFRLLNSQESTNDINWSLSSSSDEETSYSNVTYCNITNRQRYTKRKRSRKPSNIANLDIAVLENTSTFAGDKSPILCDNKSIKISPVLESKSLQRSPILMPRNSQKSPILHQNSLKVNRKLFNNNENLISTKINGGTFYRQNIGNKLNTSNNTTENQCISKINASNASENGEKHFKHDIYRKVKCFFESNFTQDNASQNSISDETTPKESAQSEEIEISSGTTDHETSSVHKCVISAREEKVNKDVTKKIKYKKDGYAYRLNALLKKQNASRSLWQHEKFLADNSNFVIPKEAHVLFRHTKAISEYGCTVLNAVDENDQHWSVVINNVYLNEKIGNDSIIKIYKPYNVVEVDGHKWILNVFKYDHLTEKIGE, from the coding sequence atgaggaaaaacaaagaaaacaattttgcTCACAAATTTCGACTTTTAAACTCGCAGGAAAGTACAAACGATATCAACTGGTCGTTGAGCTCTTCAAGCGATGAAGAAACTTCATACAGCAATGTTACATATTGCAATATAACGAATCGACAACGTTATACAAAACGAAAACGAAGTAGAAAACCTTCAAACATTGCCAACTTGGATATAGCAGTACTAGAAAATACCTCTACATTTGCGGGTGATAAATCTCCTATACTATGTGataataaaagcattaaaataagcCCCGTTTTAGAATCGAAATCGTTGCAACGCTCACCGATCCTAATGCCAAGAAATTCCCAAAAAAGTCCAATTTTACATCAAAACTCTTTAAAAGTGAATAGAAAACTTTTCAATAACAACGAAAATCTAATTTCTACCAAAATCAATGGTGGGACTTTTTACAGGCAAAATATagggaataaattaaatacaagtaACAACACAACAGAAAATCAAtgcatttctaaaataaatgcttCCAATGCCTCAGAAAATGGTgagaaacattttaaacacgATATTTATCGGAAAGTCAAGTGTTTTTTTGAAAGTAACTTTACACAAGACAACGCATCACAAAATTCTATTAGTGATGAAACCACACCTAAAGAGAGCGCCCAGAGTGaagaaatagaaatatcaaGTGGTACAACCGATCACGAAACGTCCAGTGTTCACAAATGTGTCATATCTGCAAGAGAAGAGAAGGTAAATAAAGATGTTACGAAGAAAATCAAGTATAAAAAAGATGGATATGCATACCGGTTGAACGCattattaaagaaacaaaatgcAAGCCGTTCTTTATGGCAGCATGAAAAATTTCTTGCTGACAACTCGAATTTCGTCATACCTAAAGAAGCTCATGTATTATTCCGGCATACGAAAGCAATTTCTGAATATGGATGTACTGTTTTAAATGCTGTTGATGAAAATGACCAGCATTGGTCCGTAGTTATCAATAATGTCTACCTAAATGAAAAAATTGGGAATGAttccataattaaaatatataaaccttaCAATGTGGTTGAAGTTGATGGCCATAAATGGATATTGAATGTATTTAAGTATGATCATTTGACAGAGAAAATAGGGGAATAA